In Microcoleus sp. bin38.metabat.b11b12b14.051, a single genomic region encodes these proteins:
- a CDS encoding GNAT family N-acetyltransferase — protein sequence MNVAIRRSQISDIDVCARINYEAFKDISDRHCFPHTDFLTVELAAEITRFWIESPSYFGVVAESEGAVVGCGFMDERNPIRGIGPVSVDRTFQGRGAGREIMKALLEQGKDALGIRLVQESFNMASLSLYASLGFEVKEPFVLMEGKFHSPPQYGFEVRPMASEDVGECVALCEKVCGCDRTSEIEYALNNYSPLVACQQGRIVAYTCAVSTLGHSVAETETDMQVLLLGAAAYSSEDVLAFHLPLRYASLFRWCLQSGLRAVKPMAVMAVGEYRPPEGCWFPSFVY from the coding sequence ATGAATGTCGCAATCAGGCGATCGCAGATTTCTGATATCGATGTTTGCGCTCGCATTAATTATGAAGCTTTTAAAGATATTTCCGATCGCCACTGCTTCCCTCATACAGATTTTCTGACAGTAGAGCTGGCTGCCGAAATCACTCGGTTTTGGATCGAAAGTCCTTCGTATTTCGGCGTTGTAGCCGAGAGTGAGGGTGCGGTTGTCGGCTGCGGGTTTATGGACGAACGCAACCCGATTCGCGGTATTGGGCCTGTGAGTGTCGATCGCACTTTTCAAGGCCGCGGCGCAGGGCGCGAAATCATGAAAGCCTTACTGGAACAGGGAAAAGACGCTCTGGGCATCCGTTTGGTGCAAGAATCTTTCAACATGGCTTCGCTGTCGCTGTACGCTTCTCTGGGTTTTGAGGTGAAGGAACCTTTCGTGTTAATGGAGGGGAAGTTTCACAGCCCGCCACAGTATGGGTTTGAGGTACGGCCGATGGCTAGTGAGGATGTTGGCGAATGCGTGGCTTTGTGCGAAAAAGTCTGTGGGTGCGATCGAACTTCCGAGATTGAATACGCCCTGAATAACTATTCTCCCTTGGTTGCTTGCCAGCAAGGTCGGATTGTGGCTTATACTTGTGCGGTGTCCACTTTGGGTCACAGCGTCGCCGAAACCGAGACAGATATGCAGGTTTTGCTCTTGGGGGCTGCTGCGTACAGTTCCGAAGATGTGCTAGCTTTTCACTTGCCGCTGAGGTACGCAAGTTTGTTTCGCTGGTGCTTGCAATCCGGGCTGCGGGCCGTCAAGCCGATGGCGGTGATGGCAGTTGGCGAGTACCGGCCACCCGAGGGCTGTTGGTTTCCGTCTTTTGTTTATTGA
- a CDS encoding Uma2 family endonuclease, translating into MVLISTQKLTFEEYLNYQGESGVCYELYRGNLIEIPTPTGIHIKTCQFLVYQFRRFFATHNLPLVAIVTTAVRTEENSSRIPDVVICTHSLWEQVCAQPGSAVLDFEEKPLLVIEVTSQNWRDDYIRKRAEYDLIDIPEYWIVDPTRPKIRVCSRPDNESSYSHQEFLPGDQVQSVQFAEFILSVNQVLYPPLVEDLIREEQAQLQQLEQQNEQLEQQNEQLEQQVNSERQRAERLAQKLRDLGEEIDTEL; encoded by the coding sequence ATGGTTCTAATTTCTACTCAAAAACTCACTTTTGAAGAATATCTGAACTATCAAGGAGAGTCAGGTGTTTGTTATGAATTATATCGGGGAAATTTGATTGAAATTCCAACACCTACAGGAATCCACATTAAAACTTGTCAATTTTTGGTTTACCAATTCCGGCGCTTCTTTGCGACACATAACCTACCGCTAGTGGCAATTGTGACTACCGCAGTCCGAACTGAGGAAAACTCTTCCCGCATTCCTGATGTGGTGATTTGCACTCACAGTCTGTGGGAACAAGTCTGCGCGCAACCCGGTTCTGCCGTGCTGGACTTTGAAGAAAAACCGCTATTAGTCATCGAAGTTACCAGTCAAAATTGGCGGGATGACTACATCCGCAAACGGGCAGAATATGACTTAATTGATATCCCTGAATATTGGATTGTAGACCCCACTAGACCGAAAATACGAGTATGCAGCCGTCCCGACAATGAAAGCAGTTATTCTCATCAGGAATTTTTGCCGGGAGATCAAGTCCAGTCTGTACAGTTCGCTGAATTTATTTTATCGGTGAATCAAGTGCTATATCCGCCCTTAGTAGAAGATTTAATTAGAGAAGAACAAGCACAGCTACAGCAACTAGAACAGCAAAATGAACAATTAGAACAGCAAAATGAACAACTAGAACAGCAAGTTAATTCAGAAAGGCAGCGTGCCGAAAGATTGGCGCAAAAGCTCCGAGATTTGGGGGAAGAGATCGATACAGAACTTTAA
- a CDS encoding PhzF family phenazine biosynthesis protein: protein MNFYIVDVFAESKYAGNQLAVFCGAGVAELSEAEMLLIAKEINYSETTFIRSPFLQNNGYDVRIFTPKKELPFAGHPTLGTAFVLQQEIIGQKVDRVILNLAVGQIPVTFNYRNESADILWMRQNPPTFGQVLSAESLATVLNLELDEIDSRFPSQEVSTGVPFIIVPLKTLASLKKAKVNLDKYFELIKTTEAKEILIFCPETYSDINDLNVRVFAHSLGIPEDPATGSANGCLAGYLVEYTYCGESEIDVRVEQGYEIGRPSLLLLKAERNQEEIEILVGGKVLMVAKGEFI from the coding sequence ATGAATTTTTATATAGTTGATGTGTTTGCCGAGTCAAAGTATGCTGGCAATCAGCTAGCTGTGTTTTGCGGTGCGGGAGTTGCGGAGCTCTCCGAGGCCGAAATGCTGCTGATAGCAAAGGAAATCAATTATTCGGAAACCACGTTTATTCGATCGCCCTTCCTCCAAAATAACGGCTACGACGTGCGAATCTTCACGCCCAAGAAGGAATTGCCGTTTGCCGGTCATCCGACGCTGGGGACGGCGTTTGTGTTACAACAAGAGATAATTGGCCAAAAGGTCGATCGGGTAATTCTCAATTTAGCAGTTGGTCAAATTCCAGTCACCTTTAACTATCGCAACGAATCCGCAGATATCTTGTGGATGCGACAAAACCCACCAACATTCGGTCAAGTTTTATCAGCCGAAAGCCTCGCAACCGTCCTAAATTTAGAACTCGATGAAATTGATTCTAGATTTCCAAGCCAAGAAGTTTCTACCGGAGTACCGTTTATAATTGTACCGCTGAAAACCCTGGCATCGCTCAAAAAAGCCAAAGTCAACCTAGACAAATACTTTGAACTAATTAAAACCACAGAAGCGAAAGAAATCTTAATATTTTGTCCAGAAACTTACAGCGACATTAACGATTTAAACGTCCGAGTTTTCGCCCATTCCTTAGGAATTCCCGAAGATCCAGCAACGGGGAGTGCCAATGGCTGTTTAGCTGGATATTTGGTAGAATATACTTATTGCGGGGAATCAGAGATTGATGTGAGAGTCGAACAAGGTTATGAAATTGGTAGACCTTCGTTGCTGTTGTTGAAAGCAGAAAGAAATCAGGAAGAAATAGAAATTTTGGTCGGAGGTAAAGTGTTAATGGTAGCGAAAGGAGAATTTATTTAA
- a CDS encoding phosphoribulokinase — translation MTSKPDRVVLIGVAGDSGCGKSTFLRRLTDLFGEDFVTVICLDDYHCLDRKQRKETGITALDPRANNFDLMAEQMKALKEGRGIDKPIYNHETGLLDPPERVEPNHVIVIEGLHPLYDERVRNLIDFSVYLDISDEVKIAWKIQRDMAERGHRYEDVLFAINARKPDFTAYIDPQKQYADVVIQVLPTNLIKDDKERKVLRVQMIQREGIANFEPAYLFDEGSTINWVPCGRKLTCSYPGIKMYYGPDAFYGHEVSILEVDGQFENLEEVIYIESHLSKTSAKYEGELTHLLLQHREYPGSNNGTGLFQVLVGLKMRATYEKLTAKESKVAVSV, via the coding sequence ATGACCAGTAAGCCGGATCGCGTGGTTTTAATTGGCGTAGCCGGAGACTCCGGTTGCGGAAAATCTACTTTTTTGCGCCGATTGACAGATTTGTTCGGGGAAGATTTCGTGACTGTAATCTGCCTCGATGACTATCATTGTCTCGATCGCAAGCAACGCAAGGAAACAGGGATTACCGCCCTTGACCCCAGAGCGAACAATTTTGACCTGATGGCCGAGCAAATGAAGGCGCTCAAAGAAGGTCGGGGAATAGACAAGCCGATTTACAACCACGAAACCGGTCTGCTCGATCCTCCTGAGCGGGTAGAGCCGAATCACGTGATTGTGATTGAGGGGTTGCACCCCCTTTACGATGAACGAGTGAGAAATCTCATCGACTTCAGCGTCTACCTCGACATCAGCGACGAAGTAAAAATTGCTTGGAAAATCCAGCGCGACATGGCGGAACGGGGCCACCGTTACGAAGACGTGCTGTTTGCGATCAATGCTCGCAAACCAGATTTCACGGCTTACATCGACCCACAAAAGCAATATGCTGACGTGGTAATTCAAGTATTGCCGACCAACTTGATCAAAGATGACAAAGAACGGAAGGTTCTGCGCGTCCAAATGATCCAGCGCGAAGGCATCGCCAACTTTGAACCTGCGTACTTGTTTGACGAAGGTTCCACAATCAACTGGGTTCCTTGCGGCCGCAAACTGACTTGTTCCTATCCCGGAATTAAGATGTACTACGGCCCAGATGCTTTCTACGGCCACGAAGTCTCGATTTTGGAAGTAGACGGCCAGTTCGAGAATCTCGAAGAAGTGATTTACATCGAAAGCCATTTGAGCAAGACTTCTGCGAAATACGAAGGCGAGTTGACTCACCTGTTACTCCAACACCGCGAATATCCCGGTTCCAACAATGGAACTGGTTTGTTCCAAGTATTGGTGGGATTGAAGATGCGGGCGACTTACGAGAAGTTGACTGCGAAGGAATCAAAAGTAGCTGTTAGTGTTTAG
- the trpE gene encoding anthranilate synthase component I gives MIFPDFSQFSELAKQGNFVPVYQEWVADLDTPVSAWYRVCAGQPYSFLLESVEGGEKVGRYSFLGCDPLWILEARGDRTTQVYRDGSQKVFTGDPFAALTECLQPYKPVKLPQLPPGIGGLFGFWGYELIKWIESRVPVHPASEDDLPDGLWMQVDNLLIFDQVKRKIWAVGYADLRETGVDLAEAYGAACDRVSQLVNKLKSPLSQQSTLLEWTPPSYDGQDARSTSENTESAYSSNTTREQYCANVLKAKDYIKAGDIFQVVISQRLQAEYSGDPFALYRSLRLINPSPYMAYFNFGDWQIIGSSPEIMVKAENTADGKRIATLRPIAGTRRRGKTPQQDDALAAELLQDPKEIAEHVMLVDLGRNDLGRVCRSGTVKVDELMGIERYSHVMHIVSNVIGELAEDKTAWDLLKAGFPAGTVSGAPKIRAMEIVHELEGCRRGPYSGVYGFYDFEGQLNSAIAIRTMVVQSQGGDKHSVSVQAGAGLVADSNPDMEYEETLNKARGMLQAIRCLK, from the coding sequence ATGATATTTCCCGATTTCTCACAATTTTCGGAACTGGCGAAACAAGGCAATTTTGTACCCGTGTATCAAGAATGGGTGGCTGATTTGGATACGCCTGTATCTGCGTGGTATCGGGTGTGCGCGGGTCAACCCTACAGTTTTCTGCTGGAGTCGGTGGAAGGCGGGGAGAAGGTTGGGCGTTATAGTTTCTTAGGCTGCGATCCGTTGTGGATTTTGGAGGCTAGGGGCGATCGTACAACTCAAGTTTACCGCGATGGTTCCCAAAAAGTATTTACGGGCGATCCGTTTGCGGCTTTAACCGAGTGTTTGCAGCCTTACAAACCGGTGAAATTGCCGCAGTTACCGCCGGGAATTGGCGGGTTATTCGGTTTTTGGGGTTATGAGTTAATTAAGTGGATAGAATCGCGAGTGCCGGTGCATCCAGCGAGCGAGGATGATTTGCCGGATGGATTGTGGATGCAGGTTGATAATTTGCTGATTTTTGACCAGGTAAAGCGGAAAATCTGGGCTGTAGGCTATGCGGATTTGCGCGAGACTGGTGTGGATTTGGCAGAGGCTTATGGGGCGGCGTGCGATCGGGTTTCTCAGTTAGTAAATAAGCTAAAATCGCCACTTTCACAGCAATCTACTCTCCTAGAATGGACTCCGCCGAGTTACGACGGGCAAGATGCCCGTTCCACAAGTGAGAATACAGAATCAGCTTACAGCAGCAATACCACTCGCGAACAGTATTGTGCCAATGTCTTGAAGGCGAAAGATTATATCAAAGCCGGAGATATTTTTCAGGTAGTAATTTCGCAACGGCTGCAAGCTGAATACAGCGGCGATCCTTTCGCACTTTACCGCTCTTTGCGCCTGATCAATCCTTCTCCGTATATGGCTTATTTCAATTTCGGAGATTGGCAGATTATCGGTTCCAGTCCCGAGATTATGGTGAAAGCAGAAAACACTGCTGACGGCAAAAGAATTGCAACTTTGCGGCCGATTGCTGGTACGCGCCGCCGGGGCAAAACTCCTCAACAAGATGATGCTTTGGCTGCGGAATTGCTGCAAGATCCTAAGGAAATTGCGGAACACGTGATGTTAGTTGATTTGGGCAGAAATGATTTAGGTAGAGTCTGCCGCAGCGGGACTGTAAAAGTTGATGAATTAATGGGGATTGAGCGTTATTCTCATGTGATGCACATTGTGAGCAATGTAATCGGAGAATTGGCAGAGGATAAGACTGCTTGGGATTTGTTGAAGGCTGGTTTTCCCGCTGGTACTGTTAGCGGTGCTCCGAAGATTCGGGCGATGGAAATCGTGCACGAGTTGGAAGGTTGTCGCCGCGGCCCATATTCTGGGGTTTACGGATTTTATGATTTTGAGGGACAGTTGAATAGTGCGATCGCAATTCGGACTATGGTTGTTCAATCGCAGGGAGGTGACAAACATTCGGTTTCCGTGCAAGCTGGTGCTGGTTTGGTGGCTGATTCTAACCCAGATATGGAGTATGAAGAAACTCTCAATAAAGCCAGGGGTATGTTGCAGGCTATTCGCTGTTTGAAGTAG
- the petH gene encoding ferredoxin--NADP reductase, whose amino-acid sequence MYSPSISGVAANSESGSRIFVYEVEGMRQSKATDEITHPIRRSGSVFISVPYDRMNQEMRRIARMGGKIVSIRPLNGAPETTNGKVAPEAGLQSQKSGEKTKPMTQAKEKVQVPVNLYKPANPYIGKCISTEEMVREGGDGTVRHVKFDISGGNLHYLEGQSIGIIPDGTDKNGKPHKIRLYSIASTRHGDDVDDKTVSLCVRRLEYNDPKSGERVFGVCSTFLTGLQPGADVKITGPVGKEMLLPDDEDATVIMMATGTGIAPFRAYLWRMFKENNPGYKFKGLAWLFFGVAYTPNILYKEELEQLQREFPDNFRLTYAISREQKTEAGGKMYIQNRIQENADQLWELVQKPKTHTYICGLKGMEGGIDEGMSAASSKHGIDWAGYQKQLKKEHRWHVETY is encoded by the coding sequence ATGTACAGCCCAAGCATATCTGGTGTAGCGGCCAACTCAGAATCAGGCAGCCGCATCTTTGTTTACGAAGTCGAGGGTATGCGTCAGAGCAAAGCAACTGACGAAATAACTCACCCGATTCGCCGTAGCGGTAGCGTGTTTATCTCCGTACCCTACGATCGCATGAATCAGGAAATGCGGAGAATTGCTCGCATGGGTGGAAAAATCGTCAGCATCCGCCCCTTAAACGGCGCTCCCGAAACTACTAATGGCAAAGTCGCACCAGAAGCAGGGCTACAGAGTCAGAAATCTGGAGAAAAAACTAAGCCCATGACTCAAGCCAAAGAAAAAGTTCAGGTTCCTGTTAACCTCTACAAGCCAGCCAATCCCTATATTGGTAAGTGCATTTCTACAGAAGAAATGGTCAGAGAAGGCGGCGATGGCACAGTCCGTCACGTTAAATTTGACATTTCAGGAGGCAATTTACACTATCTCGAAGGTCAAAGTATCGGGATTATTCCTGATGGGACTGATAAAAACGGTAAACCTCACAAAATTCGGCTTTACTCGATCGCCTCCACCCGTCACGGAGACGATGTAGATGACAAAACAGTGTCCCTGTGCGTCCGCCGGCTCGAGTACAATGACCCAAAAAGTGGCGAAAGAGTATTCGGCGTTTGTTCGACTTTTCTGACAGGTTTGCAACCCGGGGCTGATGTTAAAATCACCGGCCCAGTAGGCAAGGAAATGCTATTGCCCGACGACGAAGATGCCACAGTAATTATGATGGCTACCGGCACGGGTATTGCTCCTTTCCGCGCTTATTTGTGGCGGATGTTCAAGGAAAATAATCCTGGTTACAAGTTCAAAGGTTTAGCTTGGCTGTTCTTTGGAGTTGCTTACACTCCTAACATTCTCTATAAAGAAGAATTGGAGCAATTGCAACGCGAGTTCCCCGATAATTTCCGATTGACTTATGCAATCAGCCGCGAGCAAAAAACTGAAGCCGGCGGTAAGATGTACATTCAAAACCGGATTCAAGAGAACGCAGACCAACTGTGGGAATTGGTTCAAAAGCCAAAAACTCACACTTACATCTGCGGTTTGAAGGGCATGGAAGGCGGCATTGATGAGGGAATGTCTGCGGCATCTAGCAAGCACGGCATTGACTGGGCTGGCTATCAGAAACAGTTGAAGAAAGAGCATCGCTGGCACGTTGAAACTTATTAA
- a CDS encoding restriction endonuclease, with product MKRELPLIIELTEYQLAIFDREAIPELVGEKIYQNYAKEIDIEFPNPKTKYKWQLKSRGVVGNIPITPEFHIVIKPKVPIANLFGMLEYAYELKINFPKGQIECESLEQVYERLANILAHKILERCRKGLYRDYLPKRENLSYIRGRIDVREAVQKPWEVKLKCHYNEQTGDIEDNQIMAWTLFIIGRSGLCRESVSSTVRKAFHALQGFVTLKSFKPQACIDRNYHRLNQDYQILHALCRFFLENTGPSHEKGDREMLPFLINMASLYEQFVAEWLKANTPKGFFVQQQRRVIHDENYSDRIDLLLCDIETAQVQYVLDTKYKAPDRVASSDRHQIIAYATAVNCKNAILIYPQDLKQPLDKKFGDIQVRSLKFSLDDDLNEAGKTFLTFLR from the coding sequence ATGAAACGAGAATTACCCCTAATTATTGAACTCACAGAATATCAATTAGCAATCTTTGACAGAGAGGCAATCCCGGAATTGGTAGGAGAGAAAATCTACCAGAATTATGCCAAGGAAATAGATATAGAGTTTCCCAACCCTAAAACTAAATATAAATGGCAATTAAAATCTAGAGGCGTTGTTGGCAATATTCCCATCACTCCAGAATTTCACATTGTCATCAAGCCAAAAGTTCCGATCGCAAATTTATTCGGAATGCTTGAGTATGCCTACGAACTTAAGATAAATTTTCCGAAAGGACAGATAGAGTGCGAATCTTTGGAACAAGTATATGAACGATTAGCTAACATCCTTGCTCATAAAATTCTCGAACGCTGTCGCAAAGGATTATATCGCGATTACTTACCCAAAAGAGAAAACCTTTCCTATATTCGCGGTCGGATTGATGTCCGGGAAGCTGTGCAAAAACCTTGGGAAGTTAAACTAAAATGCCACTATAACGAACAAACAGGCGATATCGAAGATAATCAAATTATGGCTTGGACACTTTTCATTATTGGGCGTAGCGGTTTGTGCCGCGAATCTGTCTCATCGACGGTGCGAAAAGCTTTTCATGCACTTCAAGGATTTGTTACTCTAAAATCTTTTAAACCTCAAGCTTGTATCGATAGAAATTATCACCGTTTGAATCAAGATTATCAAATATTACACGCCCTCTGTCGCTTCTTTCTGGAAAATACTGGGCCAAGTCATGAAAAAGGCGATCGCGAAATGCTACCTTTTCTGATAAACATGGCTAGTTTATACGAACAATTTGTCGCTGAATGGCTCAAGGCAAATACACCAAAAGGCTTTTTTGTCCAGCAACAACGGCGAGTCATACATGACGAAAATTATTCCGATCGCATTGACTTACTTCTGTGCGATATTGAAACAGCACAAGTTCAATACGTCCTCGATACCAAATACAAAGCTCCCGATCGAGTAGCCAGTAGTGACCGTCATCAAATAATTGCCTACGCAACAGCAGTAAACTGTAAAAATGCAATTCTCATTTACCCGCAAGACCTCAAACAGCCACTAGACAAGAAATTTGGGGATATCCAAGTTCGCAGTCTAAAATTTTCCCTAGATGACGATCTCAATGAAGCCGGAAAAACATTCTTAACCTTTCTACGTTGA
- a CDS encoding homoserine dehydrogenase has translation MVFKIGLLGLGTVGAGTAEILLSPDGRHPLLQELEIYRVGVRDISRTRSLQLPENVLTTDLEAIATDPEIDIVVELIGGLEPARSLILQAIANGKHVVTANKAVIARYGNEIFDAANAKGVYVMLEAAVGGGIPVIQTLKQSLGANRIKSVTGIVNGTTNYILTRMQTEGADFAEVLADAQQLGYAEADPTADVGGLDAADKIAILASLAFGGRIKLADIHCEGITQVSAADIDYADKLGFVIKLLAIATETSKISEQNGNAEGELLSIRVHPSFVPKAHPLASVNGVYNAILVEGDAIGQLMLYGRGAGAGPTASAVVSDILNVAAILKTETVPIPHPLLSCSHQHYCKIAEMQELVTRFYARFLTRDTPGVIGKLGTCFGNHKVSLESIVQTGIHGNLAEIVVVTHDVREGNFQQALDEIRAMEAVDSIASTLRVL, from the coding sequence GTGGTTTTCAAAATTGGTTTGCTAGGTTTAGGTACAGTTGGCGCGGGAACAGCAGAGATTTTGCTCTCTCCAGACGGCCGCCATCCGCTGTTGCAGGAATTGGAAATCTATCGGGTGGGAGTGCGCGATATTTCTCGAACTCGGTCTTTACAATTGCCAGAAAATGTGCTGACAACTGACCTAGAGGCGATCGCCACTGACCCGGAAATTGATATTGTAGTAGAACTGATTGGCGGATTGGAACCGGCGCGATCGCTCATTTTGCAAGCGATCGCCAACGGGAAGCACGTAGTCACCGCCAACAAAGCAGTTATCGCCCGCTACGGTAATGAAATCTTCGACGCTGCTAACGCCAAAGGCGTTTATGTAATGCTAGAAGCTGCTGTCGGCGGCGGCATTCCAGTGATTCAAACCCTCAAACAATCTTTAGGTGCAAACCGGATCAAAAGTGTCACCGGCATCGTTAACGGGACAACTAATTACATCCTGACGCGGATGCAGACAGAAGGTGCAGACTTTGCCGAAGTCCTGGCGGACGCTCAGCAATTAGGTTATGCTGAAGCTGACCCTACAGCAGATGTCGGTGGATTGGATGCGGCTGATAAAATTGCTATTTTAGCCTCGCTGGCTTTTGGGGGACGCATCAAATTAGCAGATATTCATTGCGAAGGTATTACACAAGTTAGCGCGGCTGATATTGACTACGCCGATAAGCTGGGATTTGTAATTAAGTTGTTGGCTATTGCTACAGAAACTAGCAAGATTTCCGAGCAAAATGGAAATGCAGAAGGGGAACTTCTCTCGATTCGCGTGCATCCTAGTTTTGTGCCGAAAGCTCATCCGCTGGCGAGTGTTAATGGGGTTTATAATGCCATTTTAGTTGAAGGAGATGCGATCGGGCAATTGATGCTGTACGGACGCGGTGCGGGGGCTGGGCCGACTGCGAGTGCGGTGGTATCGGACATTTTGAATGTGGCTGCTATCCTGAAAACTGAAACTGTGCCGATTCCCCATCCTTTGCTGAGTTGCTCTCACCAACATTACTGCAAAATTGCCGAAATGCAGGAACTTGTGACTCGCTTTTATGCGCGTTTCCTGACGCGGGATACTCCGGGGGTAATTGGTAAACTCGGTACTTGTTTCGGGAACCACAAAGTGAGTTTGGAGTCAATTGTGCAAACGGGAATTCACGGCAATTTAGCAGAAATTGTCGTTGTGACTCACGATGTTAGGGAAGGGAATTTTCAACAAGCACTTGATGAAATTCGGGCGATGGAAGCAGTGGATAGTATTGCTAGTACGTTGCGAGTTTTGTAA
- a CDS encoding AAA family ATPase, translating into MLAEKKAEFVRLFQEFVSSYPYTPDGLRHRAAYDEQRQQGRRNFEAIASAAESGKDVTESVIWQLLPYEDSHTNRQKGAWVHINPCTTQGLLWTSKLSKDLSLITPVRISQLIIYLVCCCNDDPSQLSSACRNFSEEMPASLFGEIGILTPILNALRPDDFLAINHKSIQVINYFANTSYSKKLIDYSSANFTGHELIEELTKEMHQNGAPSIRDDDLFDMFCHWLVEIKKYDFPCNEVPLVDEEIVFEYAVEEVKLQPEYSLNQCAEETGFQTTQLAQWIHTINRKGQTIIQGPPGTGKTFLAQKLAQHLIGGGDGFSDIIQFHPAYTYEDFIEGLRPITQNGQLTYSIVPGRFLEFCKKAEAREDTCVLIIDEINRANLSQVFGELMYLLDDRQDTKRFITLASGQKFRIPTNVRIIGTMNTADRSIALVDQALRRRFAFISLSPNYELLQNYHSREETGFPVDKLIRILENVNRAINNKHYELGISFFLTKTLAGDIQDIWKMEIEPYLEEYFFDNQEKMDEFLWDNVALLILW; encoded by the coding sequence ATGCTAGCGGAAAAAAAAGCTGAGTTCGTCAGGCTATTTCAGGAATTTGTCAGTTCATATCCCTACACTCCAGATGGGTTACGTCATAGGGCGGCTTACGACGAGCAGCGTCAGCAGGGACGTAGAAATTTTGAAGCGATCGCTTCTGCTGCTGAGTCTGGAAAAGATGTGACGGAATCCGTAATCTGGCAACTTCTACCTTACGAAGACTCTCATACTAATAGACAAAAAGGGGCCTGGGTTCATATTAATCCGTGCACAACACAAGGGTTATTATGGACTTCAAAATTGTCTAAAGATTTGTCATTAATAACACCAGTAAGAATTTCCCAATTAATTATCTATTTAGTCTGCTGTTGTAACGACGATCCGAGTCAGCTATCTTCTGCCTGTAGAAACTTTTCCGAAGAAATGCCAGCCTCCTTGTTCGGCGAGATAGGAATCTTAACACCTATCCTGAATGCTCTCCGTCCCGATGACTTTCTTGCGATTAATCACAAGTCAATACAGGTTATTAACTATTTCGCCAATACTTCGTATAGCAAAAAGCTAATAGACTACTCCTCTGCTAACTTCACCGGACACGAGCTGATTGAAGAATTAACCAAAGAAATGCACCAAAATGGCGCTCCATCTATTCGAGATGACGATCTATTTGATATGTTCTGCCACTGGCTTGTCGAAATAAAAAAATATGACTTTCCTTGTAACGAAGTGCCACTCGTAGATGAGGAAATTGTGTTTGAATACGCAGTAGAAGAAGTAAAGTTACAGCCGGAATATTCTTTGAACCAATGTGCCGAAGAAACTGGTTTTCAAACAACCCAACTAGCCCAATGGATACACACCATTAACCGCAAAGGCCAAACCATCATCCAAGGCCCGCCCGGAACCGGAAAAACATTCCTCGCCCAAAAACTTGCCCAACACTTAATCGGCGGCGGTGACGGTTTCTCAGACATTATCCAATTTCATCCAGCTTATACTTACGAAGACTTTATCGAAGGCCTCCGCCCAATAACTCAAAACGGACAATTAACCTACTCCATAGTTCCCGGTAGATTCCTCGAATTTTGCAAAAAAGCCGAAGCCCGTGAAGATACTTGCGTTCTCATTATTGATGAAATTAATCGCGCAAATTTATCTCAAGTCTTTGGCGAGTTAATGTATCTTCTAGATGACCGACAAGATACAAAACGTTTTATTACACTAGCTAGCGGTCAAAAGTTTAGAATCCCTACAAATGTCCGCATCATCGGTACAATGAACACCGCAGACCGTTCTATTGCCCTAGTCGATCAAGCCCTCCGCCGCCGCTTTGCATTCATCTCTCTTTCTCCTAACTATGAACTGCTACAAAACTATCATAGTAGAGAAGAAACAGGTTTTCCAGTTGATAAATTAATTCGTATTCTAGAAAATGTCAATCGGGCCATTAACAACAAACATTATGAACTAGGCATCTCTTTCTTTTTGACAAAAACCTTAGCTGGAGATATCCAAGACATTTGGAAAATGGAAATTGAGCCATACCTTGAAGAATATTTCTTTGATAATCAGGAAAAAATGGATGAGTTTCTCTGGGATAATGTGGCTCTCCTGATTTTGTGGTGA